In one window of Tellurirhabdus rosea DNA:
- a CDS encoding DedA family protein: MQQLIDFFQYLLNSEEIIRTGGLVLITLIIYVENGLFFGFFLPGDYLLFLTGVFAGTKVLPVALPLLLLCIFGAAVLGSLTGYGFGYFFGEKLQNRPDSLFFKKQYIETTREYFAKYGSRTLVIARFLPVVRTFAPILSGLIHMDFRYFMLYNIIGGAIWVGSLVGGGFYFGEKYPWIVNYVHYIIIFFLAITTFTVIRGYLSARKEMGQEKEVVK; encoded by the coding sequence ATGCAGCAACTGATTGACTTTTTCCAATACCTGCTCAATTCGGAAGAAATCATCCGGACCGGCGGACTCGTGCTCATCACGCTGATCATCTACGTGGAGAACGGCCTGTTTTTCGGCTTTTTTCTGCCGGGTGATTACCTGCTTTTCCTGACGGGTGTTTTCGCCGGGACCAAGGTACTGCCGGTGGCGCTTCCGCTGTTGCTGCTGTGCATTTTCGGCGCGGCCGTGCTGGGCTCACTGACGGGCTACGGCTTCGGCTATTTTTTTGGGGAAAAGCTGCAAAACCGCCCGGATTCGCTCTTTTTCAAGAAACAATATATCGAAACGACCCGGGAATATTTTGCCAAATACGGCAGCCGGACGCTGGTCATTGCCCGTTTCCTGCCCGTCGTGCGGACGTTTGCGCCCATTCTTTCGGGCCTGATTCACATGGATTTCCGCTACTTCATGCTGTACAACATCATCGGCGGGGCCATCTGGGTTGGGTCGCTGGTGGGCGGCGGCTTTTATTTCGGCGAAAAATATCCCTGGATCGTCAACTACGTCCATTACATCATTATTTTCTTCCTCGCCATCACGACGTTTACGGTCATTCGCGGCTACCTCAGCGCCCGGAAAGAGATGGGGCAGGAAAAGGAAGTGGTCAAATAA
- a CDS encoding SLBB domain-containing protein gives MFRVLAAFLLILWIAAPPALAQQPSRGSRVDQLTDEQVLEFYRRAQSSGLNEMQIEQAALSQGFTLSDIAKMRQRIAKLRLQQNKSGGSGSTGGSGQDFLGADSTGGRSQQGRLSQRNMYSDSLDPFRRDSLKKPVVFGASLFRNASLSFEPNLRIATPRNYQLGPDDELTVEIYGNSTDNYRLRVSPEGTVRLLNLGPIFVSGLTIEQAEQRIVGRLRSAYQGLNRPGSGTYATVTLGNIRSIRVTIVGEVMRPGTFTISSLATTFNALYLAGGPNPETGTFRDIRVMRNNRLIRTIDLYNFLLRADQSDNIRLQDNDVILVGNYNARVELAGEVKRPALYEVKTGETLKTLLAFAGNFTDKAYTASITLRRNTARELRVVTVAPEQFATFVPQAGDKYTIGEILERYENRIQITGAVMRPGEYALGDDLATVGSLIRRAEGLRKDAFLNRGHVYRERENMDLETIPFDVGRLMRNETPDIPLLRQDSIHIFSQRDLRETYYVQIQGAVNQPDTFQFVNNMSVADLIALAGGFQEGATPTQIEVARRIREDSLTNDQRGTVNIFRFAIDRNLRLSPDQAGFSLQPFDIVYVRTSPQYEEQQNAYIYGEVMHPGSYAIQSNQERLSDLIKRSGGLKPNAFLSGARLYRNGQLIATDIIAVINNRDIAGNLLLQNGDSLLIPGRQDVVRIEGAVLNNPSIVSFRPEFRLKDYITQAGGVTENARFRKAYIVYANGLKDLYRKNPKMQPGATIVVPYKPLEESRLTPTERLGIFSLIGTLIATSATVLVNLINRP, from the coding sequence ATGTTTCGTGTGCTGGCCGCTTTTTTACTGATTCTGTGGATAGCGGCGCCTCCGGCCCTCGCTCAACAGCCGTCGCGCGGCTCCCGGGTCGATCAGTTAACCGACGAGCAGGTGCTGGAATTTTACCGGCGCGCCCAGTCCAGCGGCCTCAACGAAATGCAGATCGAACAGGCGGCCCTTTCGCAGGGATTTACGCTGTCCGACATTGCCAAGATGCGCCAGCGGATCGCCAAACTTCGGTTGCAGCAGAACAAATCGGGCGGCTCAGGGTCTACCGGCGGCAGCGGACAGGATTTCCTGGGTGCCGATTCCACCGGCGGACGATCGCAGCAGGGCCGCCTCTCCCAGCGGAATATGTATTCGGACAGCCTCGACCCTTTCCGCCGGGATTCGCTCAAAAAGCCCGTCGTGTTCGGCGCGTCGCTCTTCCGCAACGCCTCCCTCAGTTTCGAGCCGAATCTCCGGATTGCCACGCCCCGCAATTACCAGCTAGGTCCGGACGACGAACTGACGGTGGAGATTTACGGCAATTCCACGGACAATTACCGGCTGCGCGTCAGTCCGGAAGGCACCGTCCGGCTGCTCAATCTGGGTCCTATTTTCGTCAGCGGACTGACCATCGAGCAGGCCGAGCAGCGCATTGTAGGGCGGCTTCGGTCGGCCTATCAGGGCCTCAACCGGCCCGGCAGCGGCACCTACGCCACCGTCACGCTGGGCAACATCCGCAGCATCCGGGTCACGATCGTGGGCGAGGTCATGCGGCCGGGGACGTTCACCATTTCGTCGCTCGCAACGACCTTCAACGCGCTCTATCTGGCTGGCGGACCGAATCCGGAGACCGGCACCTTCCGCGACATCCGGGTGATGCGCAACAACCGGCTGATCAGAACTATTGATTTATACAACTTCCTGCTCCGCGCCGACCAGTCCGACAACATCCGGCTCCAGGACAACGACGTGATTCTCGTCGGCAACTACAACGCCCGGGTCGAGCTGGCGGGAGAAGTCAAACGTCCGGCCCTGTACGAAGTCAAGACCGGCGAAACGCTGAAGACCCTGCTGGCCTTTGCGGGCAACTTCACGGACAAGGCGTACACCGCCTCCATCACCCTGCGCCGCAACACGGCCCGCGAACTGCGGGTGGTCACGGTCGCGCCCGAGCAATTCGCCACCTTTGTGCCGCAGGCCGGGGACAAATACACCATTGGCGAGATTCTGGAACGGTACGAGAACCGCATTCAGATCACCGGGGCCGTCATGCGGCCGGGCGAATACGCACTAGGCGACGATCTGGCAACGGTGGGTTCGCTCATCCGCCGGGCGGAGGGGCTGCGCAAGGACGCTTTTCTGAACCGGGGTCATGTCTACCGCGAACGCGAAAACATGGACCTCGAAACCATCCCGTTCGATGTGGGCCGGCTGATGCGCAACGAAACGCCCGACATTCCGCTCCTGCGGCAGGACAGCATTCATATTTTCTCCCAGCGCGATTTGCGGGAAACGTATTACGTCCAGATTCAGGGAGCCGTCAACCAGCCCGACACCTTCCAGTTTGTCAACAACATGAGCGTGGCGGACCTGATCGCGCTGGCCGGGGGCTTCCAGGAAGGCGCAACGCCGACCCAGATCGAGGTGGCCCGCCGCATCCGGGAGGACTCCTTGACCAACGACCAGCGCGGCACCGTGAACATTTTCCGCTTTGCCATTGACCGCAACCTGCGTCTGTCGCCCGACCAGGCCGGATTCAGCCTCCAGCCGTTTGATATTGTGTACGTCCGGACCTCGCCCCAGTACGAGGAGCAGCAGAACGCCTACATCTACGGGGAAGTGATGCATCCGGGCAGTTACGCCATTCAGAGTAATCAGGAGCGGCTTTCGGACCTGATCAAGCGGTCGGGAGGATTGAAGCCCAACGCCTTTCTGAGCGGGGCGCGGCTCTACCGAAACGGCCAGTTGATCGCCACGGACATCATTGCGGTGATAAACAACCGGGATATTGCCGGGAACCTGCTGCTGCAGAACGGCGATTCGCTGCTCATTCCGGGGCGGCAGGACGTGGTCCGGATCGAGGGGGCGGTGCTCAACAACCCGTCCATCGTCAGTTTCCGGCCGGAGTTCAGGCTGAAAGACTACATTACGCAGGCAGGCGGCGTCACCGAAAATGCCCGTTTCCGCAAAGCCTACATCGTATACGCCAACGGGCTGAAGGACCTGTACCGGAAAAATCCGAAAATGCAGCCGGGCGCCACGATCGTGGTGCCGTACAAGCCGCTGGAAGAAAGCCGGTTAACGCCCACGGAGCGCCTCGGCATTTTTTCACTCATCGGAACGCTCATCGCCACCAGTGCGACGGTTCTGGTCAATCTGATAAACAGGCCCTGA
- a CDS encoding DUF1501 domain-containing protein: MDLEDEIHDIQSRRTFLGRTSAGIGTLALASLLNPGKLFASGSETGALGKPHFPPKVKRVIYLFQSGAPSQLDLFDYKPRLETMWGQDLPESVRKGQRLTGMTAGQSRFPLAASRFSFKQYGQSRMWMSELLPHTSRIVDDLSFIRTMHTEAINHDPAVTFFQTGSQQGGRPSFGSWVSYGLGSDNQNLPAFVVLLSKGRNGDQPLYAKLWSNGFLPSVHQGVVFRSGPDPVFYLNNPPGIDKTSRRRMLDYLGKLHQEQYKQVLDPEINHRMAQYEMAYRMQTSVPETLDIAKEPAYIFDLYGPDSRKPGTFAANCLLARKLIEKDVKFVQLYHQGWDQHGNLPNDIKIQTKSVDQASAALVMDLKQRGLLDETLVIWGGEFGRTNYSQGKLTRDNYGRDHHPRCFTVWMAGAGIKKSMVYGETDEFGYNIARDPVHVHDFQATIMHLMGVDHEKLTFKHQGRRYRLTDVHGKVVKPLLA, from the coding sequence ATGGACCTCGAAGACGAAATCCACGATATCCAGAGCCGCCGCACCTTCCTCGGTCGCACGAGCGCGGGCATCGGCACCCTGGCGCTGGCGTCCCTGCTGAACCCTGGCAAGCTGTTCGCTTCGGGCAGCGAGACCGGGGCGCTGGGCAAACCCCATTTTCCGCCGAAAGTCAAACGGGTGATCTATCTGTTCCAGAGCGGCGCGCCTTCGCAGCTCGACCTGTTCGACTACAAGCCCCGACTGGAGACCATGTGGGGGCAGGACCTGCCTGAATCCGTCCGGAAAGGGCAGCGCCTAACGGGCATGACGGCCGGACAAAGCCGTTTCCCGCTGGCCGCTTCCCGGTTTTCGTTCAAACAGTACGGGCAAAGCCGGATGTGGATGTCGGAACTGCTGCCGCACACGTCCCGGATCGTGGACGACCTGAGCTTCATCCGCACCATGCACACCGAGGCTATCAATCACGACCCTGCCGTGACGTTTTTTCAGACGGGTTCGCAGCAGGGCGGGCGGCCGAGTTTCGGGTCGTGGGTGAGCTACGGGCTGGGGTCCGACAACCAGAATCTGCCCGCTTTTGTGGTGCTGCTGTCGAAGGGCCGCAACGGCGACCAGCCGCTGTACGCCAAGCTGTGGAGCAACGGCTTTCTGCCGAGCGTGCACCAGGGCGTGGTGTTCCGGTCGGGGCCGGATCCGGTATTTTACCTCAACAACCCGCCGGGCATCGACAAAACGAGCCGTCGCCGCATGCTCGACTACCTCGGCAAGCTGCATCAGGAGCAGTACAAACAGGTGCTGGACCCGGAGATCAACCACCGGATGGCGCAGTACGAAATGGCCTACCGGATGCAAACCTCCGTGCCCGAAACGCTCGATATTGCCAAAGAACCCGCTTACATTTTCGACCTCTACGGCCCCGACAGCCGCAAGCCCGGTACGTTTGCCGCCAACTGCCTGCTGGCCCGGAAGCTCATTGAGAAAGATGTAAAGTTTGTCCAGCTCTACCACCAGGGCTGGGACCAGCACGGCAATCTGCCCAACGACATCAAAATCCAGACGAAAAGTGTAGACCAGGCATCGGCGGCGCTCGTTATGGATCTGAAGCAGCGCGGTCTGCTCGACGAAACGCTCGTCATCTGGGGCGGCGAATTTGGCCGGACGAATTATTCGCAGGGCAAACTGACGAGGGATAATTACGGCCGTGACCACCACCCGCGCTGTTTCACGGTCTGGATGGCCGGGGCGGGCATCAAAAAGAGCATGGTTTACGGCGAAACGGACGAGTTCGGCTACAACATCGCCCGCGACCCCGTGCACGTGCACGATTTTCAGGCCACCATCATGCACCTGATGGGGGTCGACCACGAAAAACTGACCTTCAAGCACCAGGGGCGGCGCTACCGGCTGACGGACGTGCACGGGAAGGTGGTGAAACCGCTGCTGGCATAA
- a CDS encoding Gfo/Idh/MocA family oxidoreductase, producing the protein MSNESNRRDFLKQSGLLTGGALLTTLPSFASSYGFHSSADDTIKVALIGCGGRGKGAALQALKSRQNVKIVAIADAFRDRLDDAYKTLNQNPELAKRVDVPEERKFVGFDAYQKAIPLADVVILATPPGFRPMMFEEAVKQNKHVFMEKPVATDAPGVRRVLAAAEEAKKKKLNVVVGLQRHYQPNYREMIKRIHDGALGDIIGGSVYWVSGGVWVKPRQANQTEMEHQMRNWYYFNWLCGDHINEQHIHNIDVANWVKRGYPVSAQGTGGRQVRTGKEYGEIFDHHIVDYVYEDGTLINSQCRHYEGTFSKVDEQFVGTKGRVDSFGRQSILKDHKGGSIYTHNGKGDGDPYQIEHDELFAAIAKNEYKFWDAENGAKSTMTAIMGRMATYSGKVVKWDEALNSNIDLFPAKLAWDAMPKVLPNADGFYPVAVPGKTVTV; encoded by the coding sequence ATGTCTAACGAATCAAACCGTCGGGATTTTCTGAAACAATCCGGCTTGCTCACGGGGGGAGCCCTGTTGACGACCCTGCCTTCTTTTGCCTCTTCGTATGGGTTCCATAGCTCGGCCGATGATACCATCAAAGTGGCGCTCATTGGCTGCGGTGGCCGTGGAAAAGGGGCCGCTCTTCAGGCCTTGAAGAGCAGGCAAAATGTTAAAATTGTGGCGATTGCCGATGCCTTCCGTGATCGGTTGGACGACGCGTATAAAACCTTAAATCAAAATCCGGAGCTGGCTAAGCGGGTCGATGTGCCGGAAGAACGTAAGTTTGTCGGTTTCGATGCGTATCAAAAAGCCATTCCTTTGGCGGATGTTGTGATTCTGGCAACTCCTCCGGGTTTCCGGCCGATGATGTTTGAAGAAGCCGTGAAACAAAACAAACACGTCTTCATGGAAAAACCGGTAGCGACCGATGCGCCGGGTGTTCGTCGGGTGCTGGCGGCTGCGGAAGAAGCCAAGAAGAAAAAGCTGAACGTAGTCGTTGGCCTGCAGCGTCATTACCAGCCCAACTACCGCGAGATGATCAAACGGATTCACGACGGTGCTTTGGGCGACATCATCGGAGGCTCGGTTTACTGGGTCAGCGGGGGCGTCTGGGTGAAACCGCGTCAGGCTAACCAGACCGAAATGGAACACCAGATGCGGAACTGGTATTATTTCAACTGGCTCTGTGGTGATCACATCAACGAACAGCACATTCACAACATTGACGTTGCTAACTGGGTGAAGCGGGGCTATCCGGTGTCGGCACAGGGCACCGGCGGTCGTCAGGTCCGCACCGGCAAGGAATACGGCGAAATTTTTGACCACCACATTGTGGATTACGTCTACGAAGATGGAACGCTGATCAATAGCCAGTGCCGCCACTACGAAGGGACTTTCAGCAAAGTGGACGAGCAGTTCGTCGGTACGAAAGGCCGGGTCGATTCCTTCGGGCGACAAAGCATCCTGAAAGACCACAAAGGCGGTTCGATTTACACCCACAACGGCAAAGGCGACGGCGATCCGTACCAGATCGAGCACGACGAACTGTTTGCGGCCATTGCCAAGAACGAATACAAGTTCTGGGATGCCGAAAACGGCGCCAAAAGTACCATGACCGCGATCATGGGCCGTATGGCGACGTATTCCGGCAAAGTGGTTAAATGGGACGAAGCCCTCAATTCAAACATTGACCTCTTCCCGGCTAAACTCGCCTGGGACGCCATGCCGAAAGTTCTTCCCAACGCCGACGGCTTCTACCCCGTGGCCGTGCCGGGGAAAACCGTGACGGTGTAG
- a CDS encoding mechanosensitive ion channel family protein: MEPIIDYWNNIDWELTWRTLTRNGWVMLVSASVAGLLVCFIVTQIASFIQRRRPSGLLELLRLNAKQAFYLFVPSLFFLIATNLQSRTFLRRHPNVDRLSEILFLIAATWLILRLLRVGELYIIRKYDTTLDANLSQRKFVTQLHFIRRVVSLGVIVISVSLLLISFQGSRKLGLSVLTSAGIVSVLVGFAAQKTLANLLAGIQIALTQQIRLDDAVVVENEWGRIEEINLTNVVVRVWDRRRLILPITYFVETPFQNWTRNESTIIGAVMLHLDYTVPVDQLRQKAREIVEQEPLWDKQSFAVQVTETLPTCVQVRVLVSSFDAPSAFDLRCIVREKLLAYVQEAFPGSLPKMRIEMTE, encoded by the coding sequence ATGGAACCCATCATTGACTATTGGAACAACATCGACTGGGAGCTGACCTGGCGGACGCTTACCCGCAACGGCTGGGTGATGCTGGTATCCGCGTCTGTAGCGGGCCTGCTCGTCTGCTTCATTGTCACCCAGATTGCGAGTTTTATTCAGCGGCGGCGGCCCAGCGGTCTTCTTGAACTCCTGCGGCTCAATGCCAAACAGGCTTTCTACCTGTTTGTCCCGTCGCTTTTTTTCCTGATTGCCACCAACTTACAGTCCCGGACTTTTCTACGACGCCATCCGAACGTGGACCGGCTCTCCGAAATCCTGTTTCTAATTGCTGCCACCTGGCTCATTCTGAGGCTACTGCGCGTCGGCGAACTGTACATTATCCGCAAATACGACACCACGCTGGACGCCAATCTGTCCCAGCGCAAGTTCGTTACGCAGTTGCACTTTATCCGGCGGGTCGTGTCGCTGGGGGTGATTGTCATCAGCGTATCGCTGCTGCTGATTTCGTTTCAGGGAAGCCGGAAACTGGGCCTGAGCGTCCTGACCTCGGCCGGTATTGTGTCCGTCCTGGTGGGTTTTGCGGCGCAGAAAACGCTGGCAAACCTGCTGGCAGGCATTCAGATTGCCCTGACCCAGCAGATTCGGCTGGACGATGCGGTGGTGGTGGAAAACGAATGGGGCCGGATCGAAGAAATTAACCTGACGAACGTGGTGGTGCGGGTCTGGGACCGGCGACGGCTGATTCTGCCGATTACGTATTTTGTCGAGACGCCGTTTCAGAACTGGACCCGCAACGAATCGACCATCATCGGGGCCGTCATGCTGCACCTGGACTATACCGTGCCGGTGGACCAACTGCGCCAGAAAGCGCGGGAGATTGTCGAGCAGGAGCCGCTTTGGGACAAGCAGTCCTTCGCCGTACAGGTGACCGAAACCCTGCCGACCTGCGTGCAGGTCCGTGTCCTCGTCTCCTCCTTCGACGCCCCCTCCGCCTTCGACCTGCGCTGCATCGTCCGCGAAAAACTGCTGGCCTACGTGCAGGAAGCGTTTCCGGGCAGCCTGCCGAAGATGAGAATTGAAATGACTGAATGA
- a CDS encoding gamma carbonic anhydrase family protein yields the protein MALIKPVRGIHPQLGRDCWLADNATVVGEVIMGDHCTVWFNAVVRGDVNSITMGNYCNVQDGAVIHCTYQKFKTTIGNYVSIAHNAIVHGCTIEDKVLIGMGAIVMDGAVVGTGSIIAAGAIVTQNTQVPPGTIYAGNPAKFLKNVTPELGEVFMRTANNYVMYAEWFRES from the coding sequence ATGGCCTTAATAAAACCCGTTCGGGGTATTCATCCGCAGCTTGGCCGCGACTGCTGGCTGGCTGATAACGCAACCGTCGTCGGCGAGGTGATCATGGGCGATCACTGCACCGTCTGGTTCAACGCCGTCGTTCGCGGTGATGTCAATTCAATTACGATGGGGAACTATTGTAACGTACAGGACGGCGCCGTTATTCACTGTACCTACCAGAAATTCAAAACGACGATTGGAAATTACGTCTCCATCGCCCATAACGCCATCGTCCACGGCTGTACCATCGAAGACAAAGTGCTGATCGGCATGGGCGCCATTGTGATGGACGGAGCCGTGGTCGGAACCGGCAGCATCATCGCCGCCGGGGCCATCGTGACGCAGAATACCCAGGTTCCGCCCGGCACGATTTACGCCGGCAACCCCGCGAAGTTCCTGAAAAATGTGACGCCGGAATTGGGCGAAGTATTTATGCGGACGGCGAATAATTACGTGATGTACGCAGAGTGGTTCCGCGAAAGCTGA
- a CDS encoding formylglycine-generating enzyme family protein: MRSTVLVGLLSLACSFTGLAQGTLKSYTQDIPGSALKYEMVALPGGKFTMGSPAAEKGRKPDEGPQHAMQMEPFWMGKLEVTWDLYDLFAFENMEKEMAARNPGFDMTKMNAVTRPSPPYVDMSFGMGREGHPAINMTQYAAIKFCAWMYAKTGIFYRLPTEAEWEYACRAGTQTAYSFGNDPKLLDQYAWFNGNSGGAYKKVGLKKPNPWGLHDMHGNVMEWTLDQYYPDYYAKKAKGEVKEPYAKVTQLYPNAVRGGSWDDDPAVLRSAARTPSAPAWKMLDPQAPKSEWWLTSASFVGFRVVRPAKKPSEEEIKAYYNPPLIEEY, from the coding sequence ATGCGCAGTACTGTACTTGTTGGATTGCTAAGCCTTGCCTGTTCCTTCACCGGACTGGCGCAGGGAACGTTGAAAAGTTATACGCAGGATATACCCGGAAGTGCTTTAAAGTACGAAATGGTCGCCCTTCCCGGCGGCAAATTTACGATGGGCAGCCCGGCGGCCGAGAAGGGCCGCAAGCCCGACGAAGGGCCGCAGCACGCGATGCAAATGGAACCGTTCTGGATGGGAAAGCTCGAAGTGACCTGGGACCTGTACGACCTGTTTGCGTTTGAGAACATGGAAAAGGAGATGGCGGCGCGCAATCCGGGATTCGACATGACCAAAATGAATGCCGTGACCCGTCCCAGCCCGCCGTACGTGGACATGTCGTTCGGCATGGGCCGCGAAGGGCACCCGGCGATCAACATGACGCAGTACGCGGCCATCAAGTTCTGCGCCTGGATGTACGCCAAAACGGGCATTTTCTACCGCCTGCCCACCGAAGCGGAATGGGAATACGCCTGCCGGGCGGGTACACAGACGGCGTATTCGTTCGGCAACGATCCGAAACTGCTCGACCAGTACGCCTGGTTCAACGGCAACAGCGGCGGGGCGTACAAGAAAGTAGGGCTGAAAAAACCAAACCCCTGGGGCCTCCACGACATGCACGGCAACGTGATGGAATGGACCCTCGACCAGTATTACCCGGATTATTACGCCAAAAAAGCGAAAGGCGAGGTAAAAGAGCCGTACGCGAAAGTGACGCAATTGTACCCGAATGCCGTTCGCGGCGGCTCGTGGGATGATGATCCGGCAGTTCTGCGCTCCGCCGCCCGGACGCCCTCCGCTCCGGCCTGGAAGATGCTCGATCCCCAGGCTCCTAAAAGCGAGTGGTGGCTGACCAGTGCGTCGTTTGTCGGTTTTCGGGTGGTACGACCCGCCAAAAAGCCGTCGGAAGAAGAAATCAAGGCGTATTATAACCCGCCTTTGATCGAGGAGTATTGA
- a CDS encoding ABC-F family ATP-binding cassette domain-containing protein, whose protein sequence is MNILSAENIAKSYGDKYLFQNLTFGLSRGDKVAIVGANGTGKSTLLSILAGLQPPDEGIVSIRKDVSVGVLEQQPHLDDALTVLETVLSGENSALLAIREYELALESGNHDRLDRAMQQMDTLQAWDFETQMKQVLGVLGIHDVTQRVGSLSGGQRKRVALARVIIENPELIILDEPTNHLDLETIEWLENYLTTQNQTLLMVSHDRYFLDKVCNQIVELDRQTLFSYKGNYAYYLEKKEEREAIAAAEIDKAKNLYRRELDWMRRQPKARGTKAQYRIDAFEDVKDKAHQKLGKSELELNIRTQRLGSKIIELENVSKRYGEKVLLDHFTYTFRKADRIGIIGKNGMGKTTLLNMINNEVRPDSGKIITGGTVKIGYYTQSDLDIPENMRVIDVVQEVAEVMKLGTGETVTASQFLQHFLFDRKKQYDFVHKLSGGEKRRLQLLLVLVQNPNFLILDEPTNDLDITTLNVLEEFLLSFPGCILLVSHDRYFMDRLVEHTFVFEGEGKIRDYPGNYTDYREWKAEQPKVSEAADRKPETKAPATETAGAASTPPPAKKKLSFKEQKEYELLEKEIEELEQRKSGLLQQLNSGSSNHEQLTAWAREIEEVDAQLSQKSDRWLELAEFI, encoded by the coding sequence ATGAATATTTTATCAGCCGAAAATATCGCCAAGTCGTACGGCGACAAATACCTGTTCCAGAACCTGACCTTCGGCCTCAGCCGGGGCGATAAAGTAGCCATTGTCGGCGCCAACGGAACGGGCAAATCCACCCTGCTTTCCATTTTGGCCGGTCTGCAGCCGCCCGACGAAGGCATCGTCAGCATCCGGAAAGACGTGTCGGTGGGCGTGCTGGAACAGCAGCCGCATCTGGACGACGCCCTCACCGTTCTCGAAACTGTCCTCTCGGGGGAGAATTCGGCCCTGCTCGCCATCCGGGAGTACGAACTGGCGCTGGAATCAGGCAACCACGACCGCCTGGACCGCGCCATGCAGCAGATGGACACGCTGCAGGCCTGGGATTTCGAGACGCAGATGAAGCAGGTGCTGGGCGTGCTGGGCATCCACGACGTGACGCAGCGGGTCGGGTCGCTCTCGGGCGGGCAGCGCAAACGGGTGGCCCTGGCGCGGGTCATTATTGAAAACCCAGAACTGATTATCCTCGACGAACCGACCAACCACCTCGATCTGGAAACCATCGAGTGGCTCGAAAACTACCTGACGACCCAGAACCAGACGCTGCTGATGGTGTCCCACGACCGGTATTTTCTGGATAAGGTCTGCAACCAGATCGTCGAACTCGACCGGCAGACGCTGTTCAGCTACAAAGGCAATTACGCCTACTATCTGGAGAAAAAAGAAGAACGCGAAGCCATTGCCGCCGCCGAAATCGACAAGGCCAAAAACCTCTACCGCCGCGAACTCGACTGGATGCGCCGCCAGCCGAAAGCCCGGGGCACCAAGGCGCAGTACCGCATCGACGCCTTCGAAGACGTGAAGGACAAGGCCCACCAGAAGCTTGGCAAGAGCGAACTGGAACTGAACATCCGGACCCAGCGGCTCGGCAGCAAAATCATCGAACTCGAAAACGTCAGCAAGCGCTACGGCGAGAAGGTGCTGCTCGACCATTTCACCTACACCTTCCGCAAGGCCGACCGCATCGGCATCATCGGCAAGAACGGCATGGGCAAAACGACCCTGCTGAACATGATCAACAACGAAGTCCGGCCGGACTCGGGCAAAATCATCACGGGCGGGACCGTCAAGATCGGGTACTACACCCAGTCGGACCTCGACATTCCGGAAAACATGCGGGTGATCGACGTGGTGCAGGAGGTGGCCGAGGTCATGAAGCTCGGAACGGGCGAAACCGTCACGGCCTCGCAGTTTTTGCAGCACTTTCTCTTTGATCGAAAAAAGCAATATGATTTTGTTCATAAGCTTTCCGGTGGGGAGAAACGGCGCCTCCAACTGCTTTTGGTGCTGGTACAGAATCCTAACTTCCTGATTCTTGACGAGCCGACCAACGACCTCGACATCACGACGCTCAACGTGCTGGAGGAGTTTTTGCTCTCGTTTCCGGGCTGCATCCTGCTCGTGTCGCACGACCGGTATTTCATGGACCGGCTGGTGGAGCACACGTTCGTCTTTGAAGGTGAAGGCAAAATCCGGGATTATCCGGGCAACTACACCGACTACCGGGAATGGAAGGCCGAACAGCCCAAAGTCAGCGAAGCCGCCGACCGGAAGCCGGAAACTAAAGCCCCCGCGACCGAAACGGCCGGAGCCGCTTCCACACCGCCACCGGCTAAGAAAAAGCTCTCGTTTAAAGAGCAAAAGGAATATGAATTGTTAGAAAAGGAAATCGAGGAACTCGAACAACGCAAAAGCGGGTTACTACAGCAACTGAACAGCGGCAGCAGCAACCACGAACAGCTTACCGCCTGGGCGCGGGAAATCGAAGAGGTTGACGCCCAGTTATCCCAAAAATCCGACCGCTGGCTGGAGCTGGCGGAGTTTATATAA
- a CDS encoding DoxX family membrane protein: METSEAPKPVRRLDARIVDWMAQNGLTVLRVALGIVFFWFGILKFFPSTSVAETLATRTISVLSLGYVKPEISRPLLAAWETAIGLGLLTGVWMRVTLGLLFLQMIGTFLPLVFFPKESWTIPLLVPTLEGQYIIKNLVLVAAGLVLGATVRGGKLIADPKAARTAERLQERNDSVRG, encoded by the coding sequence ATGGAAACAAGTGAAGCCCCGAAGCCCGTCCGGCGGCTGGATGCCCGAATCGTGGACTGGATGGCCCAGAACGGCCTGACGGTGCTGCGCGTGGCCCTCGGTATTGTCTTTTTCTGGTTTGGTATCCTGAAGTTCTTTCCAAGCACGAGCGTCGCCGAAACGCTGGCCACCCGGACGATCTCGGTGCTTTCGCTCGGTTATGTCAAGCCTGAGATTTCGCGTCCCCTGCTGGCGGCCTGGGAAACGGCCATCGGGCTGGGCCTGCTGACGGGCGTCTGGATGCGCGTCACCCTCGGTCTGCTGTTTCTGCAAATGATCGGCACATTTCTCCCTCTGGTCTTTTTTCCGAAAGAAAGCTGGACCATTCCGCTGCTGGTTCCGACGCTCGAAGGGCAGTACATTATCAAAAACCTCGTGCTGGTGGCGGCGGGCCTGGTGCTGGGTGCCACGGTGCGCGGCGGCAAGCTCATTGCCGACCCCAAAGCCGCCCGAACGGCCGAGCGCCTTCAGGAGCGCAACGACTCCGTCAGGGGTTAA